The region cacctctaaggcgttagggttagacacaccaaaaacatattcgcctctaaacacaaatctctctctcggtgatagtttcgtgcccgttcaagctcgctgaaggtgctcgttatccgtaacgccgccgctacctcgttttatcctgggaggctatcgactcgcacatacggtgagaggcgaaatagctttaaggagacagtttcaactggactcgaggatctctcttctgtttatatcttttcttcctccgtttgatttcgtttactcacgcacacacttgtttgattatttgtattaatcgcagattgttttcaCAGTTCTTTACTCTGTTCTAGCTCTGGTTCCCTTCTCATCATAGCACTGTGTTTTCATATAAGTGTTTTACACACAAATGCCTAAAAGAAACTCATGTAATGTGTCACAACAAAAGCTCATTTGAATGACTTTATATGCAACAAATCTGAAGTTAATGCAGTAACCAACACATTTGTGCAATTTACTAGCCCCAGCATCTTGTAACAAACACAGAGGTTGCAGTGATGCCGATTAACTCAAATATTTCCTCCTCGAAAACCATAAATCTGACAAGCAACATCAGTATATTGTTGGATGAAGTACTGTACTGCCATACAAAACGTAACGATAAATCTGAATTTTTATTCTACTTATATTTCGGTTTACTGCATTTCTGTACTCATTAAGTTAACACAAGTTCAGCAGATGATGCAGTGGCCGAGAAGCTCAGCTACTGCAGAAATGGTGCCAGCTAATGGAACAATTCCTAGCATTCACCGCTCTTTATTCAATGTTTTCCGAATTTGAATCACACTGCAACTTTAAGACAAGGATACTTCCTGCCTTATTTGCAGGCACTATATTTCCGAGGAAAGATCAAATGAGGCCAAAACTGCCTTCTTCACAGTAATAAGCTATTTCAGTGCACTGGCGACATGTACCAAGAAGATTAGTTTGATACTTTAGCAGAAAAGATAAGGGACTGTATGAATCAAACGCAACATTTAAGACTCAAAGGAATTGTCTGCAACTATGGAGTTTCTGCAATTGTAAAGGAATTTAAGACTCAAATAACGAGACTCTTGCTACAAGTGTATGCTCTAGGTTCACACATTATGAGTTGAGTACTTTATCACACCAGTCTTCGTACAACCAATTATACTTATGATCTATGGAGCAACAGAATCCTTACACTCAAATATGGAACATACCATCAAGCGATGAAATTGTGCTAATTTCTCACTTTGCATAGTAAACGAAACAATAGTGATCTTTTGGTCTACATGATTGTGATTCATTATCCTAAAAGGGGATCCCTTGAAAATTGTAAGATTTTAATTCATTCGTATTTTTATTCATATGCAATTTGAGGTTTTTTTATTGCTCACATTGTTAGCTAGGTTTCTTGTCCATTTCTATACTGTAAAGATTATAACACAAGAGTAGTGTCTGTGCTTGAGTATCTGATGAGTGATAACTAGCAAATCTCGGGACAGCACAGACTGATGCAACGATATAGTAGGCAATGCATTATGACTCTTATAATTTAGGATTCGAAAGCCAAAATACAATTCTGTAAATACTAGCTTCTAGGCCAACACCTTAAGCAAATTAGGACAAAAGAGCACATACAGGTTTTTAGGAAATTCAACAGTTAAAAAGTCATATATAAGGATACCTGCAGTTTTTGCCCTTTATTCTGCTAGCTCCTGCTAGGCTAATTCAAATTTACAAGACTCTCGCTGTAATTGTAAATTGTTGGTCTGACCACTAAGAGTTGAGTAGGCGTCACCACTTCATTCACAGAGTCATATACGACTAGTCTATAAAAAATATCTCCCACAAAGTCACCATTCTTCAGACATGCCGATATTCTGAACTTTGGATTCGGGATAGTGAACTTCTTAATCCAACCATTGTCATCATCTAGTGTCCAGATGTTTATGTCTTCATCAAGGGACCGTGCtgcaacagcaacagcaacagATTCCTTAAACTCAATTATGTTAACTATTGATGAATATCTATGGCACATACCATCAGGCAATGAAATTGTGCTAAATTTCTCACTTTGCATATTAAAGGAAATCATAGCTAACTGTTGGTCAACAGGATTTTGTTCTATTATCCAGTAAGGTGATCCCTTCACAGTCGCGGGATGAAGGTCATAAGATTCGTACTTGTGAACTCTAAACTTTAAGTCCACCTTAATTTCTTTCTAAGCATTCCAAGAAATCTTGCTCTTATTCAACGAGTACACCTGGACTCGACTAACATAAGAAAGAGTGTTTGTTACAATCATCACAACCTTGTAGTCACTGCTGGAAAGATCAAAACCAAAACCGATAGAAACACCGTGATAATAATAATTGTATTTGTTGATAATATGGGTATAGTCATTGATGTCCTTCAGCTGTCTAGTAGCAGGGTTCCAAAGGTATAATCTTCTCTTTAGTCTTTGTCTTTGGCGCTTGTAAGAAAGGCAAATCAGACCGTTACATGATCCAACAATATTTAATCCGTCATAAGCACGAGGTTTATTGAGTTTCAAAGGGAGCTTGAAATCATTAGCAATATCGAGGAAATTTTTGTTGATGAGACAAAGTGTATGTTGAGAATTGTTATGTGCGATGAAAGAATGATTTTCAGGGTTAGTCGAGGTGCGAACCATGTGGAGTTCTACAAAGTAAGAGTTTAAGATATGTGATCTCCATGACTTGCATACAGATTTGCAACGCAGAATAAATTTGACTGGTAATCGTGCTAAAATATCAAAGATCATATCGTCAGGCAACTTATCCATGTTCCCCAACAATTTACAATATGTTTTGATGATTGCAAGTAAAACCTCTTCTTATAGGGTTCATTACTTGATGCCCAATCTGTTGtttttctttccttttttaaTACAGTGACTATCAAATCAAGCCCAATATGCAGCCCAGTCCATTTTGGTTATTGTTATTAACCACCACAATATCGATCAATAACAGTTACTAAGTTTGTTTTTGTTTTAGGCCCGTTTGGTATTGCTACAATAGTTTTTTGCTGAAAAACTGTAGAAATGTGTTTTGTAAATTCTAAAAACTGTTGTCTGAAAAAACGTTTTTGTCTAAATGCTGTTATCAAAAATATGTTCTCATACTTTTAGAAAAAATTGTTTTCAGCTTTTGCACGAATGAActatcagtttcaccatcaaaatttctcaaaaacattatttttatatattatatctcaaaatatgcttaaattaaaaaaaaataacaaACACTCATCTAATTTTCCTGACATCACTTTTTTCACCGGCATTTTTTTTATCACAGTACAACAGCTTTCAACAGCAATACCAAATGGAGCTTTAGACCGTGAACCATCCATCACCTAGGCCAATAATCCCTGCATGCTCAAAATAATGGTTGATTAAGAGTGTGTTTGGTATTGGTGTTGGTGACAGTAGCAACAGCGCCGCtgaaaaacagttaaaaaactgtttggtaaaattttaaAAGCTGTTTTTCAAAAAAGTGTTTTTGGCCTAAAAGCTGCTGTTACAAAAATCCCCGTGCTTTTAGAAAAAGTTGTTTTTCACCTTTTACGGGAAGCAGATGTTGATTTCATCATCAAACCTTACCAATAGCATtattatttttaactttttgCATCAAAACATGTACATATCAAAAAATTTACCAAACGGTCATTTGATTTTTACAACAATACTTTTTTCAACGACACTTTTTCTAACATCACAATAATTTTTAACGGCAATTCCAAACAGAGCCTCAAACTCGAGTTTACATCTGCAAGACTCACAAAAACTGAGGATAATGTATATGACTTACCTGATGACTAATATTAGGAAGTGCAACTTTTAAATACTGGAAGAGCCCAGGAATAAGGAGGGTCTCTGAATCGCGAGAAGAAACCTGTTCTCTGTCAGACTGGTTTATCCGCTTGAGCTCCTTCGATTACAGAGGTTTTTCCAGGAGGTGCATGCTATGATACTCGGACTCTTCATTTTACCTTGGAGTACCCGTGTCGGACATTCGACCCTTGGACATGGACACTCGAACCCGGACACTTATTTTAGGCcaaaaatatgtatattttttaaaatatttccgAGTCCGATACTTGAACACGTGTTCACGTCGGACACTTCTGAGATGTGGTAGCATCATAGTTCTGCGCAATCATCAGATTTACTAATCCTTCATCTCCTTGAAGATGAACAACATAACGACCGAAATACATTTCTGGACTGCTCTGGATTCCTCGTTCGAAATCACTGCTTGAAGAAGTGTTGGGGTTTCTGAGCAACCTCTTTAATCTTGTGCAGGTGTATCATAACAGAGAACCAAAAACACTCGCAAGGAAGAATCTGTCATCTTGAACTAGAAATCGACGACATAGGGATAAATATCAAAATCGTCGAACACtcattttattcaaatatatTAAATTAATCACCCATTCAAAAAATATCAAAATCGTTGTCGCTCATTTAAATTAACAAGGTACTTTTTTTTCCGCTAATTAACaggtacttatatatatatggttctCTTTATAAATTATTGACTTTTTTTCTCATCCTCTTGTATTGGTACTAATTACTAATGACAGTTTATCCCCTAATTTTGCTTTATAATTTTACAATTCTTACCATACATGTAAGTCTCAATCAGAGATTGTAGGGTAACAGTAACTTGTTAAATGGGTAATTAATATTAATTTTCAATATCTATTCCAGTCTAACAATAGTGGATACTGGATAAGAGAGAGACTTGGGAGAGAGTGGGAGAGACttggggggagagagagagaaggatatatatatatatatatatatatatagagagagagagagagagagagagagagagagagagagagagatcacAACAAGGTGAAATGGAGGTAGTAAGATATGGAATTATAGGTGTAGGAATGATGGGAAGAGAACATTTGTTGAATCTTTATCATCTCAGCAAATCACAACAAGGTGTTTGTGTTGTTTGTATTGCTGATCCTCATCTCCCTTCTCAACAACTTGCCATCAATCTTGCTCACTCCCTCAATTTCTCTCTCAAGGTActgcacacacacacactgtgTTTTTATGCCTAGCCCATTTCTTGTTTTGCTATAGTTCATAAATTTATAGTCAGTGGAGTAGTGACCCAAGTTTTTGATTTCTGAGTTATTGACTTGTCTAACGAATATCAAGAAAATAAAGTTATCATCTTTAGTGGTTTTTATGTACACATACTGTAAATTATTGAGAATGTCCAAGAAAAGTAAACCCCAGATTGAAAGTCAACATAAAGATCAATTTTATAGCCCGAGATATCACATTATTGCATCTTTTTGGTACATAACATCAGTGGCGGAACTAGAAATTTGCGAGAAGGGGGTAAAGTTTGAGTTTTTTGGTTGGGAATTCCAAGTGAATGGgaaattcagaaaaaaaattaagaattTTTGCAAAAATTTGCGAGGAGCGGCAAAGTTATGATTCATATCATTATTGTTTTAAACTCTGTTACTACGAAAGTCAGTGAGTTTGGGGATTAGTAAAAAAAGTACAGACTCAAGGGGATAACAATGTGAAATCTAGTTTCTAAAGTAAGGGGAAAGGACAATGCGAATTGGGAAACAAGGAAGGAATGCAAAAGAAGGAAGAACGAGTGTCTTTTAGGATTTAACTCCACGACATTATGCAAAAAGTCTCCTACAGACCATTTTTACAACATTGAGTGCCAACTACAGAACCAAGGGGGCTCGCTTCCGCTAGATTTGCCACTGCCTTCCGTACATGTCTTAACATTATATCTCATGGTACTTGCCAATGATAGATGGTTTCTAATTGTAAATGATTTTGCTAGAACCTTAATTCTGTGTACAAATGAAAGTTAGTGATTTGTTAGACCTTCTGCTGATAGCTAAACTCGACATGAATTTTTGTATTCCTTCTGCTGTATTAGCTTATTTGTCCACATCAGCTTTGGATATTCTCTATGTTCACATGTAAGCATCCTAGATCTGAAGTCCAGTGTAAGTGTATTGGTTAATGGTTATCACCGGCTTAAAATATGTGTTATTTACATAGTGAGAGTTTTTTAAAGGTTTTTTCAGGACATCAGGAGCTGTTAGAAAGCGGACTCTGTGATGTGGTTATTGTTTCAACTCCGAACATGACTCATTGCAATATCCTTATGGATATCATTAGCCATCCAAAACCTCACCATGTGCTAGTTGAGAAGCCTCTCTGCACCACCGTAGCTGACTGTCAAAAGGTTAGTTATATAGTGTGTTTGTACTTCACTATGACCAATTCAAAGTTAAACTAGCTTTCGCGTACATGTATACTTTTCTGTGTACCATTTTTGCTTCATGTGTAAGGAATTTTTTTTGTTGCCAACTCATGTAGCTTCCTGGGAAGTCCAGTTTTTGAAGTATCATAATATATCTAATCTCAGGTCGTAGAGGCTTCTAAAAGGAGATCTGATATGCTGGTTCAAGTTGGACTGGAGTACAGATACATGCCGCCTGTTGCTAAGCTGATAGACATAGTTAAAAGTGGAACACTAGGACGGGTGAAAATGGTGTCATTTCGGGAGCATAGATTTCCATTTTTAATAAAGGTAAAAACTGTAATAATGATATATGTTATTTAGTAATGTCCACTTTTACTGGAAAGTGTTGCTAGCTCATGCTTTTGGCAGGTCAACAACTGGAACAGGTTCAATCGTAATAGTGGGGGAACGCTGGTTGAAAAATGTTGCCACTTTTTTGATCTCATGAGGCTGTTTGTTGGTGCACATCCTATCCGTGTAATGGCTTCTGGAGCAATTGACGTTAACCATAAAGATGAAGTATATGATGGAGAGGTAATCTTACTTTTCTGAACCAATATAGGTTTTGTCAATTAGTTTTATGTATTGGATTTGCCTGAAAAAGGTTAAAATGATATCTGTAATGGTCTATTTCCACGCATCATGTCAGGTCTGAAGAAGTAATGACCTAAAATGCATAATCATACTCTTGCAGGTACCTGATATAATTGACAATGCATACGTAATTGTTGAATTTGATAATGGATCACGTGGCATGCTTGACCTTTGTATGTTTGCGGAAGGCAGTAAAAATGAGCAAGAAATATCTGTCGTTGGTGATATTGGGAAGGTAAATATCTCAGCCTGGTAAACTATTAGATTAACAATTCCTCCAGTGTTTCAATCCTCAGCGTCAAGTGATCATGTTTAGGAATGCTATGTGGTAactgttaaatatatgatcctattggggccttcctctaataccttaaggttttagatgagctaGTTACTCTTCAGTAACCACAACTCCGTTTCAGTACATTCATCTATTAACATTTTATTCTCCTCTTTGGCATTTTTCTGTGTCATAATTACCGTGACTGAATTTTTTTGTTCCACAGGGCGAGGCGCTTGTTCCAGAAAATATCGTGCGGTTTGGTATTCGAAAGAATGGAAGAGATGGAGTTCAGACCCTAAAGGCTGTAGATGGCCGAATAAAGTCTGGTTCTAACTTCTAACTCATCATCATCATGTTATCATAAAATTTGACTCTTTCAAGTTGATATTCAACTTTTTGCTTGTTAGATACGACGGCCTACATCATGGTTCTAGCTATCTGGAACACCTTAATTTCTTGGCTGCAATCAAGGCAAAAGGCTCAGAACCTCCAGCCGTAGATTTGAATGATGGTTTGATTTCAGTAGCTATAGGAGTTGCAGCACAGCTTTCTATCGAGAAGGGCCGATTTGTTACAATCGAAGAGGTTACTGGCTAACATAGTCTCTCCTTCCATCTGTCATTGCTGCATTCTTGTTTTCTGCAAGTTTGTTGTTTCTGTGACAAAGTACATGTCAAGCTTTCTTTGGCCTCCATTGTAAATCTAAAATATGAAGTTGAAAAGCCTGGAAAGGAAACAGAAAGGGACACAAGAACACTATCAAAATCTGAATCTGCATGTAAAAATTTGTTATTAGCTTTTTATTTTTCTCAAATTTACTTAGGACTTGTGATCTTTTTTACCTGTTTTTCTTGTATTCGTTTCTCaaatttaaaatatgattttttttaggttttttttgaaaaatacccatgtccaaaaatatttttgcaaatatactgtcattttttaaaaaaaattgtaaaaatactCTTTTACTTGCAAAAATACCATTTTTcagtttttttttcaaaaataccGTTTTTTGCAACTCGAATCAACTAGATTTAACCTTCGACGAGTTTCTGCAACCGCATACAA is a window of Apium graveolens cultivar Ventura chromosome 11, ASM990537v1, whole genome shotgun sequence DNA encoding:
- the LOC141696595 gene encoding putative F-box protein At3g23260; translation: MDKLPDDMIFDILARLPVKFILRCKSVCKSWRSHILNSYFVELHMVRTSTNPENHSFIAHNNSQHTLCLINKNFLDIANDFKLPLKLNKPRAYDGLNIVGSCNGLICLSYKRQRQRLKRRLYLWNPATRQLKDINDYTHIINKYNYYYHGVSIGFGFDLSSSDYKKEIKVDLKFRVHKYESYDLHPATVKGSPYWIIEQNPVDQQLAMISFNMQSEKFSTISLPDGMCHRYSSIVNIIEFKESVAVAVAARSLDEDINIWTLDDDNGWIKKFTIPNPKFRISACLKNGDFVGDIFYRLVVYDSVNEVVTPTQLLVVRPTIYNYSESLVNLN
- the LOC141698284 gene encoding uncharacterized protein LOC141698284, producing MEVVRYGIIGVGMMGREHLLNLYHLSKSQQGVCVVCIADPHLPSQQLAINLAHSLNFSLKVFSGHQELLESGLCDVVIVSTPNMTHCNILMDIISHPKPHHVLVEKPLCTTVADCQKVVEASKRRSDMLVQVGLEYRYMPPVAKLIDIVKSGTLGRVKMVSFREHRFPFLIKVNNWNRFNRNSGGTLVEKCCHFFDLMRLFVGAHPIRVMASGAIDVNHKDEVYDGEVPDIIDNAYVIVEFDNGSRGMLDLCMFAEGSKNEQEISVVGDIGKGEALVPENIVRFGIRKNGRDGVQTLKAVDGRIKYDGLHHGSSYLEHLNFLAAIKAKGSEPPAVDLNDGLISVAIGVAAQLSIEKGRFVTIEEVTG